One stretch of Pseudomonas fragi DNA includes these proteins:
- a CDS encoding RraA family protein: MFDVVSSSKWPTGFLINPNAEPLDPKWLTEFSKIPAAAVSDCLGRNVGGLGLKSFHGNRPMLGSALTVRVRPGDNLMILKAMQMARPGDVLVIDGSADLTRAVFGGIMRAMALKAGIIGVVINGALRDLDEWQTGELPAYAIGGVHRGPSTDGGGEINVPISCAGMLVMPGDLMIGDGDGVVAASRSELPELLIRCHDLLAREQATLKAIEEGTLDPDRFDAILRAKGCPV, translated from the coding sequence ATGTTTGATGTTGTCTCTTCGAGCAAATGGCCGACCGGCTTTCTGATTAATCCAAACGCAGAACCTCTCGATCCAAAATGGCTTACCGAATTCAGCAAGATCCCCGCAGCCGCTGTCAGTGACTGTCTGGGCCGCAACGTCGGCGGTCTGGGCCTGAAGTCTTTCCACGGCAATCGGCCGATGCTGGGCAGCGCCCTGACCGTTCGCGTACGCCCGGGCGACAACCTGATGATCCTCAAAGCCATGCAAATGGCCCGCCCTGGCGATGTGCTGGTGATCGACGGCAGCGCCGACCTGACCCGTGCCGTATTCGGCGGCATCATGCGCGCCATGGCCCTCAAGGCCGGGATTATCGGCGTGGTGATCAACGGCGCCCTGCGCGACCTCGACGAATGGCAAACCGGTGAACTGCCGGCCTACGCCATTGGCGGCGTACACCGCGGCCCGAGCACTGACGGCGGCGGCGAAATCAACGTGCCAATCTCGTGTGCCGGCATGCTGGTAATGCCAGGCGACCTGATGATTGGCGATGGTGACGGCGTAGTTGCGGCTTCGCGCAGTGAACTGCCGGAATTGCTGATCCGTTGCCACGACCTGCTGGCTCGTGAACAGGCGACGCTCAAGGCAATCGAAGAAGGCACCCTGGACCCGGACCGTTTTGACGCCATCCTGCGCGCCAAGGGTTGCCCGGTTTAA
- the betA gene encoding choline dehydrogenase, with product MSQEFDYIIIGAGSAGNTLATRLTEDQGVTVLLLEAGGPDYRFDFRTQMPAALAFPLQGRRYNWAFETDPEPHMDNRRMECGRGKGLGGSSLINGMCYIRGNAMDYDGWAKMPGLEDWDYLSCLPYFRKAETRDIGPNDYHGGDGPVSVTTPKAGNNVLFHAMVEAGVQAGYPRTEDLNGYQQEGFGPMDRTVTPNGRRASTARGYLDTAKQRSTLKIVTHALTDKILFEGKRAVGVSYMVGDSDTRIQAKARKEVLLCSGAIGSPTVLQRSGVGPAELLNSLDIPVVHDLPGVGRNLQDHLELYLQYACTQPVSLYPSLLWWNQPAIGAEWMFLGKGIGASNQFEAGGFIRTREEFEWPNIQYHFLPVAINYNGSNGVKEHGFQAHMGSMRSPSRGRINVKSKDPREYPSILFNYMASEQDWQEFRDGIRLTREIMQQPALDAYRGREISPGIDKQTDEELDTFIREHAETAFHPSCSCKMGTDEMAVVDAEGRVHGMQGLRVVDASIMPLITTGNLNAPTIMIAEKIADKIRGRQPEPRSTAAYYVAGDAPVRGKPLREVSRTAQ from the coding sequence ATGTCCCAAGAATTCGATTACATCATCATTGGTGCCGGCTCTGCCGGTAACACCCTGGCGACCCGTCTGACTGAAGACCAGGGCGTCACCGTGCTGCTGCTTGAAGCAGGCGGCCCGGACTACCGCTTCGACTTCCGTACCCAGATGCCTGCCGCACTGGCGTTCCCGCTGCAAGGCCGCCGCTACAACTGGGCCTTCGAGACCGACCCGGAACCGCACATGGACAACCGTCGCATGGAATGTGGTCGCGGCAAGGGCCTGGGCGGCTCGTCCCTGATCAACGGCATGTGCTACATCCGCGGCAACGCGATGGACTATGACGGCTGGGCAAAAATGCCAGGTCTTGAAGACTGGGATTACCTCAGCTGCCTGCCGTACTTCCGCAAGGCCGAAACCCGCGACATCGGCCCTAACGACTACCACGGTGGCGATGGCCCGGTCAGCGTGACCACGCCAAAAGCCGGCAACAACGTATTGTTCCACGCCATGGTTGAAGCCGGCGTGCAAGCCGGCTACCCGCGCACCGAAGACCTGAACGGCTACCAGCAGGAAGGTTTCGGCCCGATGGACCGTACCGTGACGCCCAACGGCCGTCGCGCCAGCACCGCCCGCGGCTACCTGGACACGGCCAAGCAGCGTTCGACCCTGAAAATCGTCACCCACGCCCTGACCGACAAGATCCTGTTTGAAGGCAAGCGTGCGGTAGGCGTGTCCTACATGGTCGGCGACAGCGACACCCGTATCCAGGCCAAGGCGCGTAAAGAAGTACTGCTGTGCAGCGGCGCCATCGGTTCGCCGACCGTGCTGCAACGTTCCGGTGTCGGCCCGGCCGAACTGCTCAACAGCCTCGACATCCCGGTGGTTCACGACCTGCCGGGCGTTGGCCGGAACCTGCAGGACCACCTTGAGCTGTACCTGCAATACGCCTGCACCCAGCCGGTTTCCCTGTACCCGTCACTGTTGTGGTGGAACCAGCCGGCCATCGGCGCAGAGTGGATGTTCCTGGGCAAGGGCATCGGCGCCAGCAACCAGTTCGAAGCCGGTGGTTTTATTCGCACCCGCGAAGAATTCGAATGGCCGAACATCCAGTACCACTTCCTGCCGGTAGCGATTAACTACAACGGCAGCAATGGCGTGAAAGAGCACGGTTTCCAGGCGCACATGGGTTCCATGCGCTCGCCGAGCCGTGGCCGGATCAACGTGAAGTCCAAGGACCCGCGCGAGTACCCGAGCATCCTCTTCAACTACATGGCGAGCGAGCAGGACTGGCAGGAATTCCGTGACGGCATCCGCCTGACCCGCGAAATCATGCAGCAGCCGGCACTGGATGCTTACCGTGGCCGTGAAATCAGCCCGGGCATCGACAAGCAGACCGACGAAGAGCTGGATACCTTTATCCGCGAACACGCCGAAACCGCTTTCCACCCGTCGTGCTCGTGCAAGATGGGCACCGACGAGATGGCCGTGGTCGACGCTGAAGGCCGTGTGCACGGGATGCAGGGGCTGCGTGTGGTCGATGCCTCGATCATGCCGCTGATCACCACCGGCAACCTCAATGCGCCGACGATCATGATCGCCGAGAAAATCGCCGACAAGATCCGTGGCCGCCAGCCGGAACCACGCAGCACTGCTGCTTACTACGTTGCAGGCGACGCACCGGTGCGCGGCAAGCCACTGCGTGAAGTAAGCCGTACCGCGCAGTAA
- the betB gene encoding betaine-aldehyde dehydrogenase, with amino-acid sequence MARFELQKLYIDGGYTDAGSDATFDAINPANGEVLAQVQRATKEDVERAVVSAEKGQKIWAAMTSMERSRILRRAVEILRERNDELAALETLDTGKSYSETRYVDIVTGADVLEYYAGLAPAIEGEQIPLRTTSFVYTRREPLGVVAGIGAWNYPIQIALWKSAPALAAGNAMIFKPSEVTSLTTLKLAEIFTEAGLPDGVFNVLTGSGREVGTWLTEHPRIEKISFTGGTDTGKKVTASATQSSLKDVTMELGGKSPLIIFDDADLDRAADTAMMANFYSSGQVCTNGTRVFIPTTLKAAFEAKILERVARIRIGNPEDENTNFGPLVSFAHMESVLGYIAKGKAEGARLLCGGERLTEGDLAKGAFVAPTVFSDCTDDMTIVKEEIFGPVMSILTYDSEEEVIRRANDTEFGLAAGVVTKDLNRAHRVIHQLEAGICWINAWGESDAKMPVGGYKQSGIGRENGISSLAQYTQVKSVQVELGDYVSVF; translated from the coding sequence ATGGCCCGTTTCGAACTGCAAAAACTCTACATCGACGGCGGCTACACCGACGCCGGTAGCGACGCTACTTTCGATGCCATCAACCCGGCTAACGGCGAAGTCCTCGCGCAAGTGCAACGCGCTACCAAAGAAGACGTCGAACGCGCCGTTGTCAGCGCTGAAAAAGGCCAGAAAATCTGGGCCGCCATGACGTCCATGGAGCGTTCGCGCATCCTGCGTCGCGCCGTGGAAATCCTGCGCGAGCGCAACGATGAACTGGCCGCCCTGGAAACCCTGGACACCGGCAAGTCGTACTCCGAAACCCGCTACGTCGATATCGTCACCGGTGCCGACGTACTGGAATACTACGCAGGCCTGGCGCCCGCCATCGAAGGCGAGCAGATCCCGCTGCGCACCACCTCTTTCGTTTACACCCGTCGCGAGCCGCTAGGCGTTGTGGCCGGTATCGGCGCGTGGAACTACCCGATCCAGATCGCCCTGTGGAAATCCGCACCGGCCCTGGCTGCCGGCAACGCGATGATCTTCAAGCCGAGCGAAGTCACCTCGCTGACCACCCTCAAGCTGGCCGAGATCTTCACCGAAGCAGGCCTGCCGGATGGCGTGTTCAACGTCCTGACCGGCAGCGGCCGTGAAGTCGGCACCTGGCTGACCGAGCACCCGCGCATCGAGAAAATCTCGTTCACCGGCGGCACCGACACCGGCAAGAAAGTCACCGCCAGCGCTACCCAGTCGTCGCTCAAAGACGTGACCATGGAACTGGGCGGCAAGTCGCCACTGATCATTTTCGACGACGCCGACCTGGATCGCGCCGCCGATACCGCGATGATGGCCAACTTCTACAGCTCGGGCCAGGTGTGCACCAACGGCACCCGCGTGTTTATCCCGACAACCCTGAAAGCGGCGTTTGAAGCCAAGATCCTGGAGCGCGTTGCGCGCATCCGCATCGGCAACCCGGAAGACGAAAACACCAACTTCGGCCCGCTGGTCAGCTTTGCTCACATGGAAAGCGTGCTGGGCTACATTGCCAAGGGCAAGGCAGAAGGCGCCCGCCTGCTGTGCGGCGGCGAACGCCTGACCGAAGGCGACCTGGCCAAGGGCGCATTCGTGGCACCGACCGTGTTCAGCGACTGCACCGACGACATGACCATCGTCAAGGAAGAAATCTTCGGCCCGGTGATGAGCATCCTCACCTACGACAGCGAAGAAGAAGTGATCCGCCGCGCCAACGACACCGAATTCGGCCTGGCCGCAGGTGTCGTGACCAAGGATCTGAACCGCGCTCACCGCGTGATTCACCAACTGGAAGCGGGCATTTGCTGGATCAATGCCTGGGGCGAGTCCGACGCAAAAATGCCGGTTGGCGGTTACAAGCAGTCGGGCATCGGTCGTGAAAACGGCATCAGCTCGCTGGCTCAGTACACCCAGGTCAAATCGGTACAGGTAGAGCTGGGCGACTACGTTTCGGTGTTCTAA
- the betI gene encoding transcriptional regulator BetI, protein MPKVGMQPIRRQQLIEATLTAVDQVGMADASIALIARLAGVSNGIISHYFKDKNGLIAATMRYLMNVLIDNVTERRQALADDSPRAHLQVIVEGNFDASQVNGPAMKTWLAFWAASMHQPSLHRLQRINDHRLYSNLCCQFRRVLPQAQARNAARGLAALIDGLWLRGALSGDGFDTDQAQRICYEYMDLQLAKQVS, encoded by the coding sequence ATGCCCAAGGTCGGTATGCAACCCATACGCCGCCAGCAGTTGATCGAAGCCACCTTGACGGCTGTCGATCAGGTCGGGATGGCAGATGCCAGCATTGCGCTGATTGCCCGTCTGGCCGGTGTGTCGAACGGCATCATCAGTCACTACTTCAAAGACAAGAACGGTCTGATTGCCGCCACCATGCGGTACTTGATGAACGTCTTGATCGACAACGTCACCGAACGCCGCCAGGCGTTGGCCGACGACAGCCCGCGGGCGCATTTGCAGGTAATCGTCGAGGGCAACTTCGACGCCAGCCAGGTTAATGGCCCGGCAATGAAAACCTGGCTGGCCTTCTGGGCCGCCAGCATGCACCAACCGTCGTTGCACAGATTGCAGCGCATCAACGACCACCGCTTGTACTCCAATCTGTGCTGCCAGTTCCGCCGAGTACTGCCCCAGGCCCAGGCCCGTAATGCAGCACGGGGCCTGGCAGCGCTGATCGATGGTCTATGGTTGCGGGGTGCCCTTTCCGGTGACGGCTTCGACACCGACCAGGCACAACGCATCTGCTACGAATATATGGATCTACAACTGGCGAAACAGGTGAGTTAG
- a CDS encoding BCCT family transporter, which yields MFYTSTALILLLTAILIIAPEEAGRILGVAQEWLSRSFGWYYMVVIAAYLIFVVGLAFSSYGKLKLGTKQDTPDFSYGAWAGMLFSSGIGISLLYFGASEPLDHYFNPPEGVSGSHEAARQALQLTFLHWGLHGWAIYALVGLAVAYFAYRHNQPLALRSALYPLMGERWVKGAAGHAVDGFGMFVTLLGLVTNLGIGSMQVSSGLENLFGMEHSNTNLLIVIIVMSTVATIAAVSGVENGIRRLSNLNIILFSGLLIFVLLFGPTLHLLNGFVQNTGDYLNGIVMKTFDLYVYEGDSKKTEGWLGLWTLFYWAWWISWAPFVGMFIARISRGRTVRELVAGVLLIPLGFTLAWLSIFGNSALDLVVNHGAVELGKTALEQPSMAIYQLLEHYPASKIVIGVSIFVGFVLFLTPADSGAVMMANLSCKGGDVDEDAPHWLRIFWSAVITLVTIGLLFAGNFAAMQTMVVLAGLPFSVVLILFMFGLHKAMRQDTLVEQEQAELAARGRRGFSERLTAQDLQPTQAVVQRFMDKHVTPALEDAAAQLRSQGLDVQTLLGSAKRCMGVRVEMEEGNPFVYEVSLDGYLAAPSESEQDEVRSRYYRAEVYLHNGNQEYDLMGFTQEQISRDVLDQFESHRQLLGRVYS from the coding sequence GTGTTTTACACCTCCACTGCCTTGATACTTTTACTGACTGCCATCCTGATCATCGCCCCCGAAGAAGCGGGCCGCATTCTGGGTGTTGCCCAGGAATGGCTGTCGCGCAGCTTCGGCTGGTATTACATGGTGGTGATCGCCGCTTACCTGATCTTTGTGGTCGGTCTGGCGTTTTCGTCCTACGGCAAACTGAAACTGGGGACCAAGCAGGACACCCCGGATTTCAGCTATGGCGCCTGGGCCGGCATGCTGTTTTCGTCCGGTATCGGTATTTCGCTGCTGTACTTCGGCGCTTCCGAGCCGCTGGACCACTACTTCAACCCGCCTGAAGGCGTGTCGGGCAGCCATGAAGCGGCGCGTCAGGCACTGCAACTGACGTTCCTGCACTGGGGCCTGCATGGCTGGGCGATCTACGCGCTGGTCGGCCTGGCCGTGGCCTATTTTGCCTACCGTCACAACCAGCCGCTGGCGTTGCGTTCGGCGTTGTACCCGTTGATGGGCGAGCGTTGGGTCAAGGGCGCAGCGGGCCATGCGGTAGACGGTTTCGGCATGTTCGTGACCCTGCTGGGCCTGGTGACCAACCTGGGCATTGGCTCGATGCAAGTGTCGTCGGGGCTTGAGAACCTGTTCGGCATGGAGCACAGCAATACCAACCTGCTGATCGTGATCATCGTGATGAGCACCGTGGCGACCATCGCGGCGGTTTCGGGCGTTGAAAACGGTATCCGTCGCTTGTCCAACCTGAACATCATCCTGTTCAGCGGCCTGCTGATTTTCGTGCTGTTGTTCGGCCCGACCCTGCACCTGCTCAACGGCTTTGTGCAAAACACCGGCGATTACCTCAACGGTATCGTGATGAAAACTTTCGACCTGTACGTGTACGAAGGCGATAGCAAGAAAACCGAGGGCTGGCTGGGCCTGTGGACCCTGTTCTACTGGGCGTGGTGGATTAGCTGGGCCCCATTTGTAGGGATGTTTATCGCGCGCATTTCCCGTGGTCGTACCGTGCGCGAGCTGGTGGCGGGCGTGTTGCTGATCCCGCTGGGCTTCACCCTGGCCTGGTTGTCGATCTTCGGTAACTCGGCGCTGGACCTGGTGGTTAACCACGGTGCCGTGGAGCTGGGCAAGACGGCGCTGGAGCAGCCATCGATGGCGATTTACCAACTGCTTGAGCATTACCCGGCGTCGAAAATCGTGATTGGCGTGTCGATCTTTGTCGGCTTTGTACTGTTCCTGACCCCGGCGGACTCCGGCGCGGTGATGATGGCCAACCTTTCGTGCAAAGGCGGCGACGTGGATGAAGATGCGCCGCACTGGTTGCGCATTTTCTGGTCGGCGGTGATCACCCTGGTGACCATCGGCCTGCTGTTTGCCGGCAACTTCGCCGCCATGCAAACCATGGTGGTGCTGGCGGGTCTGCCGTTTTCGGTGGTGTTGATCCTGTTTATGTTCGGCCTGCACAAGGCGATGCGTCAGGACACCCTGGTTGAACAGGAACAAGCCGAGCTGGCTGCCCGTGGCCGTCGTGGTTTCAGCGAGCGTCTGACTGCCCAGGACCTGCAACCGACTCAAGCCGTGGTGCAGCGTTTCATGGACAAACACGTGACCCCGGCACTGGAAGACGCGGCGGCACAATTGCGCAGCCAGGGGCTTGATGTGCAGACCCTGCTGGGCAGCGCCAAGCGGTGCATGGGCGTGCGGGTGGAGATGGAAGAAGGCAACCCGTTTGTCTACGAAGTCAGCCTGGATGGTTACCTGGCCGCGCCAAGTGAGTCTGAACAGGATGAAGTGCGCAGCCGTTATTACCGGGCCGAGGTGTACTTGCACAACGGCAACCAGGAGTACGACCTGATGGGCTTCACCCAGGAGCAAATCAGCCGTGATGTGCTCGATCAGTTTGAAAGCCATCGCCAACTCCTTGGCCGTGTTTATAGCTAA
- the choV gene encoding choline ABC transporter ATP-binding protein → MSIIRFDNVDVIFAKDPREALSLLDQGLSRDQILKKTGQIVGVEKASLDIDKGEICVLMGLSGSGKSSLLRCINGLNTVSRGQLYVEHEGKQIDIASCTPAELKMMRTKRIAMVFQKFALMPWLTVRENISFGLEMQGRPEKERRTLVDEKLELVGLTQWRNKKPDELSGGMQQRVGLARALAMDADILLMDEPFSALDPLIRQGLQDELLELQHKLNKTIVFVSHDLDEALKLGSRIAIMKDGKIVQYSKPEEIVLNPADDYVRTFVAHTNPLNVLCGRSLMRTLDNCKRINGSVCIDPGDDSWIDLAEGNTIKGVRQGASVVDLQHWKTGQAVEGLGRGPTLVDSGIGMRDALQIRYQTGNKLVLHDNHKVVGILGDTELYHALLGKNLG, encoded by the coding sequence ATGAGTATTATTCGTTTCGATAATGTGGACGTGATCTTTGCCAAAGACCCGCGTGAAGCGCTCAGCCTTCTGGATCAGGGTTTGTCGCGGGATCAGATCCTGAAAAAAACCGGGCAGATCGTCGGCGTTGAAAAAGCCAGCCTGGACATCGACAAAGGTGAAATCTGCGTGCTGATGGGCTTGTCCGGGTCGGGCAAGTCCAGCCTGTTGCGCTGTATCAACGGGCTCAACACGGTCAGCCGTGGCCAGCTGTATGTGGAGCACGAAGGCAAGCAGATCGACATCGCATCATGCACCCCCGCCGAACTGAAAATGATGCGCACCAAACGCATCGCCATGGTGTTTCAAAAATTCGCCCTGATGCCCTGGCTGACAGTGCGCGAAAACATCAGCTTCGGCCTGGAGATGCAGGGCCGCCCGGAAAAGGAACGCCGTACCCTGGTGGACGAGAAGCTCGAACTGGTGGGCCTGACCCAATGGCGCAACAAAAAGCCCGACGAGTTGAGCGGCGGCATGCAGCAACGGGTTGGCCTGGCGCGGGCGCTGGCGATGGACGCCGACATCCTGCTGATGGACGAACCCTTCTCGGCGCTGGACCCATTGATCCGCCAGGGCCTTCAAGACGAGTTGCTGGAGCTGCAACACAAGCTGAACAAGACCATCGTTTTCGTCAGCCATGACCTTGACGAAGCGCTCAAGCTGGGCAGCCGCATTGCAATCATGAAAGACGGCAAGATCGTGCAGTACAGCAAGCCCGAAGAAATCGTGCTTAACCCTGCCGACGACTATGTGCGCACCTTTGTGGCCCATACCAACCCGCTCAACGTGCTGTGCGGGCGCAGCCTGATGCGCACACTGGACAACTGCAAACGCATCAACGGCTCGGTGTGCATTGATCCGGGGGATGATTCGTGGATTGACCTGGCTGAAGGCAACACCATCAAGGGTGTGCGCCAGGGTGCCAGCGTGGTGGACCTGCAACACTGGAAAACCGGGCAGGCGGTAGAAGGGCTTGGCCGCGGGCCGACGCTGGTGGACAGTGGTATCGGCATGCGCGATGCACTCCAGATCCGTTACCAGACCGGCAACAAACTGGTGCTGCACGACAATCACAAAGTGGTGGGGATACTGGGGGATACCGAGCTGTATCACGCGTTGCTGGGCAAGAATCTGGGCTGA
- the choW gene encoding choline ABC transporter permease subunit: MLIDQKIPLGDYIARFVEWLTQHGANIFDAIASTLEAMIHAVTFTLTWFNPFVFIGLIALLAHFIQRKWGLTVFVALSFLLILNLGYWQETMETLAQVLFATFVCVIIGVPLGILAAHKPMFYTFMRPVLDLMQTVPTFVYLIPTLTLFGLGVVPGLISTVVFAIAAPIRLTYLGIRDVPHELLDAGKAFGCSRRQLLTRIELPHAMPSIAAGITQCIMLSLSMVVIAALVGADGLGKPVVNALNTADIALGFEAGLAIVLLAIMLDRICKQPDAKAGADA, encoded by the coding sequence ATGCTGATTGATCAAAAAATCCCTTTGGGTGATTACATCGCACGCTTCGTCGAATGGCTGACCCAGCACGGTGCCAATATCTTCGATGCCATCGCCAGCACACTGGAAGCCATGATCCACGCGGTGACCTTCACCCTGACCTGGTTCAACCCCTTCGTATTTATCGGGCTGATTGCCCTGCTCGCCCACTTTATCCAGCGCAAATGGGGGCTCACGGTTTTTGTGGCGCTGTCGTTTCTGCTGATCCTCAACCTGGGGTATTGGCAAGAAACCATGGAAACCCTGGCCCAGGTGCTGTTCGCCACCTTCGTGTGCGTGATCATCGGCGTGCCGCTGGGGATACTCGCGGCGCACAAACCGATGTTCTACACCTTTATGCGGCCGGTGCTCGACCTGATGCAGACCGTGCCGACCTTTGTTTACCTGATCCCGACCCTGACCCTGTTCGGGCTGGGCGTGGTGCCGGGGCTGATCTCCACGGTGGTGTTTGCGATTGCCGCGCCGATCCGCCTCACCTACCTGGGCATCCGTGACGTACCCCATGAGCTGCTCGATGCCGGCAAGGCCTTCGGTTGTTCGCGGCGCCAGCTGCTCACCCGTATCGAGCTGCCCCACGCCATGCCGAGCATCGCCGCCGGGATTACCCAGTGCATCATGCTGTCGCTGTCGATGGTGGTGATCGCCGCGCTGGTAGGGGCCGATGGCCTGGGCAAACCGGTGGTCAACGCACTGAACACGGCCGATATCGCATTGGGCTTTGAAGCCGGACTGGCGATTGTGCTGCTGGCCATCATGCTCGACCGTATCTGCAAGCAGCCGGACGCCAAAGCAGGAGCCGACGCATGA
- a CDS encoding choline ABC transporter substrate-binding protein, translating into MKHSSSLLLAALLSLPVITQAAEPEQCSTVNFSDVGWTDITVTTAVTSEILKGLGYKTRTTMISVPVTYKSLADGKNMDVFLGNWMPTMENDIKAYRDAGTVETVRANLENAKYTLAVPEALYNKGLKDFSDLPKFKKELDGKIYGIEPGNDGNRMIQTMIDKNAFGLKDAGFKVVESSEAGMLSQVDRAQRRGTDVVFLGWEPHPMNTRFKMKYLTGGDEFFGPNYGQATIYTNTRKGYTEACSNVGQLLKNLVFTLDMESTLMGKVLDDKIKPDAAAKAWLKQNPQVLETWLAGVTTVDGKPGLEAVKASLAK; encoded by the coding sequence ATGAAACATTCCTCATCGTTGTTGTTGGCTGCATTGCTGAGTCTGCCCGTCATCACCCAGGCCGCAGAACCGGAGCAATGCAGCACCGTCAATTTCTCGGATGTCGGCTGGACCGACATCACCGTCACCACCGCCGTTACCAGCGAGATACTCAAGGGCCTCGGCTACAAGACCAGAACCACCATGATTTCCGTACCGGTCACCTACAAGTCGCTGGCCGATGGCAAGAACATGGATGTGTTCCTGGGCAACTGGATGCCGACCATGGAAAACGACATCAAGGCCTACCGCGACGCAGGCACCGTCGAGACCGTGCGCGCCAACCTGGAGAACGCCAAATACACCCTCGCCGTACCCGAAGCGCTCTACAACAAGGGCCTCAAAGACTTCTCCGACTTACCCAAGTTCAAGAAGGAGCTGGACGGCAAGATCTACGGCATCGAGCCGGGCAACGACGGCAACCGCATGATCCAGACCATGATCGACAAGAACGCCTTTGGCTTGAAAGATGCCGGCTTCAAGGTGGTTGAATCGAGTGAGGCAGGCATGCTGTCGCAGGTTGACCGCGCCCAGCGCCGAGGTACCGACGTGGTGTTCCTGGGCTGGGAACCGCACCCGATGAACACCCGCTTCAAAATGAAATACCTCACCGGCGGCGACGAGTTCTTCGGCCCCAATTATGGCCAGGCAACCATCTACACCAATACCCGCAAGGGCTACACCGAAGCGTGCAGCAACGTCGGGCAACTGCTGAAAAACTTGGTATTTACCCTCGACATGGAAAGCACCCTGATGGGCAAGGTGCTGGACGACAAGATCAAACCCGACGCGGCCGCCAAAGCCTGGCTCAAACAGAACCCGCAAGTGCTTGAAACCTGGCTGGCGGGCGTCACCACGGTGGATGGCAAACCGGGGCTTGAGGCGGTCAAAGCCAGCCTCGCGAAGTAA
- a CDS encoding L-serine ammonia-lyase codes for MAISVFDLFKIGIGPSSSHTVGPMRAAALFVQGLRERDKLQRVRRIEVQLYGSLSATGIGHGSDSAVIMGLMGEWPDAIDPALIGPRIAELQHSERLLLDGYLPIPFVWAQDMRLIDENLPFHPNAMTLVAHTETAELHRDTYYSVGGGFVVDAAQAASGVLDMDRTELPYDFSSAVELLELCRTHHLSVAALMLANERTWRSEDEIRCGLIKLWRAMQDCVEQGLKHEGILPGGLNVRRRAARLHRSLQELGKPNVIGSTLSAMEWVNLFALAVNEENAAGGRMVTAPTNGAAGIIPAVLHYFMKFSDEVSEANVVDYLLSAAAIGILCKKNASISGAEVGCQGEVGSACAMAAAGLAQILGATPEQLCNAAEIGLEHNLGLTCDPVGGLVQVPCIERNAIAAVKAINAAQMALRGDGQHFISLDRVIRTMRDTGADMHDKYKETSRGGLAVSAVEC; via the coding sequence ATGGCTATCAGCGTGTTTGACCTGTTCAAGATCGGTATCGGCCCTTCCAGCTCCCACACCGTAGGCCCGATGCGGGCGGCGGCGCTGTTTGTGCAGGGCCTGCGCGAGCGCGACAAGTTGCAACGGGTACGCCGTATCGAAGTGCAACTCTATGGTTCGCTGTCGGCCACCGGTATAGGCCACGGCAGCGACAGCGCAGTGATCATGGGCCTGATGGGCGAATGGCCGGACGCCATTGACCCGGCGCTGATCGGGCCGCGCATTGCCGAGCTGCAACACAGCGAAAGGTTATTGCTCGATGGCTACCTGCCGATCCCGTTCGTGTGGGCGCAGGACATGCGCCTGATTGACGAGAACCTGCCGTTTCACCCCAACGCCATGACTCTGGTCGCGCACACCGAAACCGCTGAATTGCATCGCGACACTTATTACTCGGTGGGCGGCGGTTTTGTGGTGGACGCGGCACAGGCCGCCAGCGGTGTGCTGGATATGGATCGCACCGAGTTGCCCTATGACTTCAGCAGCGCCGTCGAACTGCTCGAGCTGTGCCGCACCCATCACCTGAGCGTGGCGGCCTTGATGCTGGCCAACGAACGCACATGGCGCAGCGAAGACGAAATCCGCTGCGGCCTGATCAAACTTTGGCGCGCCATGCAGGACTGTGTAGAGCAAGGCTTGAAACACGAAGGCATCCTGCCCGGTGGTCTTAATGTGCGTCGTCGTGCAGCGCGCTTGCACCGCAGCCTGCAGGAACTGGGCAAACCCAACGTCATCGGCTCGACCCTGAGCGCGATGGAATGGGTCAACCTGTTTGCCCTGGCGGTCAACGAAGAAAACGCCGCTGGCGGGCGCATGGTCACGGCGCCCACCAACGGTGCAGCGGGGATCATCCCGGCGGTACTGCACTACTTTATGAAATTCAGCGATGAAGTTAGCGAGGCCAATGTGGTGGACTACCTGCTGAGCGCAGCGGCGATCGGTATTTTGTGCAAAAAGAACGCCTCGATCTCCGGGGCGGAGGTGGGCTGCCAGGGCGAGGTGGGTTCGGCGTGTGCGATGGCGGCCGCGGGGCTGGCGCAAATCCTCGGTGCCACCCCGGAGCAACTGTGCAACGCCGCGGAAATCGGCCTGGAGCACAACCTGGGCCTGACCTGCGACCCGGTGGGCGGGCTGGTGCAGGTGCCTTGTATCGAGCGCAACGCCATTGCAGCGGTCAAAGCGATCAATGCGGCGCAAATGGCCTTGCGGGGCGATGGTCAGCACTTTATTTCCCTGGACCGGGTGATCCGCACCATGCGCGACACTGGCGCCGACATGCACGACAAATACAAGGAAACCTCGCGCGGCGGCCTGGCGGTCAGCGCGGTGGAATGCTGA